A genomic region of Streptococcus suis contains the following coding sequences:
- a CDS encoding type II toxin-antitoxin system RelE family toxin has protein sequence MSYKVILSVKAQKQIRKMDKTAASLILRYLYKHIDGCDNPRQYGQALTANRSGQWRYRIGNYRVIVSIEDDKLIITALEVGHRKEVYK, from the coding sequence TTGAGTTATAAGGTTATTTTGTCTGTTAAGGCTCAAAAACAAATTCGAAAGATGGATAAAACTGCTGCAAGTTTGATTTTGCGGTATCTTTACAAGCATATTGATGGGTGCGACAACCCCAGACAATACGGACAAGCCTTAACTGCCAATCGTTCTGGCCAATGGCGGTACCGTATCGGCAATTATAGGGTCATCGTCAGCATTGAAGATGATAAATTGATTATAACTGCCCTTGAAGTCGGGCATCGAAAAGAAGTATATAAATAA
- a CDS encoding FtsX-like permease family protein, producing the protein MFYLKLAGQNIRKSMGVFAPFVLASLVLFTLICSMFLLMLSPVMQTMGTGAVSIGLGVVVLTIFSLIMEIYSFNFLMQQRTREFGLYNMLGMNKKKVALVASIELFFIFLLVIVLGSALAGVFSNVLYLIFVNLTNYSDLHFSISPLAFAMTAFLFAGIFFILELLAIRTIGKTSPLILFRASEKGEKEPRGNLLLAALGVLSLGVGYYLSLSSQSAGLAVIYRFFIAVLFVIAGTYLFYISFMTWYLKARRKNKGYFYTPEHFITTSQMIFRMKQHATGLANITLLAVMAFVTIATTTSLYTGMANMTSGLYPKETSITYPVADRSQGEAAYQQSVLSHFPEKAEDSLTYLTYQAGLVYDGGKEIVVSPEIIANPDFSKMAFTYFITQDDFRKLGNDLPELAANQVAFMRPSEKPSLEKVTLGDSSFENVANLDTAIFPDITNTLNAAVMVVSDDSVLQTIRSFYESNNPKGYQVSLDYRVFTDMTKEEVATLGEQAGDAYNISDANGESLGYVMQKTDFTNMIMGFTGGFLFTGFLLGISFLLGAALIIYYKQYSEGHEDKKSYKILQEVGMSQQAVKKTINSQTLLVFFMPLAMATLHFVVALVMLKQMLMMFGVVSSSMIYTVSGITLLAVALIYFVIYKWTSRTYYRIIER; encoded by the coding sequence ATGTTTTACCTCAAACTTGCTGGGCAAAATATCCGAAAATCTATGGGTGTCTTTGCTCCTTTTGTTTTAGCCAGTCTGGTCCTCTTTACCTTGATTTGTTCCATGTTCTTGCTCATGCTCAGTCCAGTTATGCAAACCATGGGAACTGGGGCGGTCTCTATTGGGCTGGGTGTCGTTGTATTGACCATTTTCTCGCTGATTATGGAAATATACAGCTTTAATTTCCTCATGCAACAACGGACTAGAGAGTTCGGGCTTTACAATATGCTAGGGATGAACAAGAAGAAGGTGGCCTTGGTTGCCAGCATTGAGTTGTTTTTCATCTTCCTCTTGGTTATTGTGCTAGGTTCTGCATTAGCAGGTGTATTTTCAAATGTTCTCTACTTGATTTTTGTGAATTTGACCAATTATAGTGACTTACACTTTAGTATTTCACCTCTGGCATTTGCCATGACCGCCTTTCTCTTTGCAGGCATCTTCTTCATCTTGGAATTACTGGCCATTCGGACTATTGGCAAGACCAGTCCGCTGATTTTGTTCCGAGCTAGTGAAAAGGGTGAGAAGGAGCCACGTGGGAATCTCCTCTTGGCTGCTCTCGGTGTCCTTAGCCTAGGTGTTGGATACTACCTGTCACTTTCGTCTCAATCGGCAGGTCTGGCTGTTATCTATCGTTTCTTTATCGCTGTGCTCTTTGTCATTGCGGGGACCTACTTGTTCTATATCAGTTTTATGACTTGGTATTTAAAGGCTCGGCGGAAAAACAAAGGCTATTTTTACACGCCAGAACATTTCATTACTACATCGCAGATGATTTTTCGGATGAAGCAACACGCAACAGGTTTGGCCAATATCACATTGCTTGCGGTCATGGCCTTTGTGACCATTGCGACAACGACATCCCTCTATACAGGTATGGCAAATATGACCAGTGGACTTTATCCAAAGGAAACATCTATTACCTATCCTGTTGCGGATAGAAGTCAAGGTGAAGCAGCCTATCAGCAATCGGTGCTCAGCCATTTTCCAGAAAAAGCGGAAGATAGCCTGACCTATCTGACCTACCAAGCTGGTCTGGTCTATGATGGTGGGAAAGAGATTGTCGTTAGTCCAGAGATTATTGCCAATCCAGACTTTAGCAAGATGGCCTTTACCTACTTCATCACCCAAGATGATTTCAGGAAGTTGGGCAATGACTTGCCAGAGCTGGCTGCCAATCAAGTTGCCTTTATGCGTCCGAGTGAAAAGCCTTCGCTAGAGAAAGTCACTTTGGGTGATAGTAGCTTTGAGAATGTAGCCAATCTTGATACAGCTATTTTCCCAGACATCACCAATACGCTCAATGCTGCTGTCATGGTGGTTAGTGATGATAGTGTTTTACAAACCATTCGTAGCTTCTATGAATCCAACAATCCGAAAGGGTATCAGGTTAGTCTGGACTACCGTGTCTTTACCGACATGACCAAGGAGGAAGTGGCCACTCTTGGTGAGCAGGCAGGCGATGCCTATAATATCAGTGATGCTAATGGAGAATCTTTAGGATACGTCATGCAGAAAACAGACTTTACCAATATGATCATGGGCTTCACAGGTGGTTTCCTCTTTACAGGCTTCTTGTTGGGCATTAGTTTCTTGCTGGGTGCAGCCTTGATTATCTACTACAAACAGTATTCAGAAGGGCATGAGGACAAGAAATCCTACAAGATTTTACAGGAAGTTGGGATGAGCCAGCAGGCTGTCAAGAAAACCATCAACTCTCAAACGCTTTTGGTCTTCTTTATGCCACTGGCTATGGCGACCCTTCACTTTGTCGTCGCCCTTGTTATGCTCAAACAAATGCTGATGATGTTTGGTGTGGTTTCTTCCAGCATGATTTACACGGTTAGTGGTATTACATTGCTTGCAGTTGCCCTGATTTACTTTGTCATTTACAAATGGACCAGCCGAACCTATTATCGCATTATTGAACGATAA
- a CDS encoding ABC transporter ATP-binding protein, whose amino-acid sequence MLLEINHLEKVYRTRFSKEETRALQDVDFKVEEGEFIAIMGESGSGKTTLLNILATLDKPTRGSVILNNQDITKIKESKLADFRLRNLGFVFQDFNLLDTLSIQDNIFLPLVLARTSHEEMEKRLKVLAPKLRIQDLLKKRPFELSGGQKQRVAIARSLITQPQIVLADEPTAALDYRNSEDLLNLFEDINLDGQTILMVTHSANAASHAKRVLFIKDGRIFHQLYKAGKSNQDFAKEISLNMSALLGGE is encoded by the coding sequence ATGTTATTAGAAATCAATCATTTAGAAAAAGTTTACCGCACGCGCTTTTCAAAAGAGGAAACTCGTGCCTTGCAAGATGTGGATTTTAAGGTAGAGGAGGGCGAGTTTATCGCTATCATGGGTGAAAGTGGTTCTGGTAAGACGACTTTGCTCAACATTCTAGCAACCCTGGATAAGCCGACAAGGGGCTCTGTTATCTTAAACAATCAGGATATTACGAAAATCAAGGAAAGCAAGCTGGCAGATTTCCGTTTGCGTAACCTAGGCTTTGTCTTCCAAGATTTTAATCTCTTGGACACCCTGTCCATCCAAGACAATATCTTTTTACCTCTGGTATTGGCACGTACCAGTCATGAGGAAATGGAAAAACGGTTGAAGGTTTTGGCGCCAAAACTGCGGATTCAAGATTTGCTGAAAAAACGTCCTTTTGAACTATCTGGTGGACAAAAGCAGCGCGTGGCCATTGCCCGTAGTTTGATTACACAGCCACAGATTGTCCTAGCGGACGAACCGACGGCTGCCCTAGATTACCGCAATTCGGAAGACTTGCTGAATTTGTTTGAAGACATCAACCTAGATGGACAAACCATTCTCATGGTAACTCACTCAGCCAATGCAGCCAGCCATGCCAAACGGGTTCTCTTTATCAAGGATGGTCGGATTTTCCACCAATTGTACAAGGCAGGCAAGAGCAATCAAGACTTTGCCAAGGAAATTTCGCTCAATATGTCTGCACTTTTAGGGGGTGAGTAG
- a CDS encoding DNA-binding response regulator, with protein MKKEKIYIVEDDEMIVQLLKQHLGKSYQVESVQNFRAVSQEVAEIKPDLVLMDISLPYYNGFYWTTEIRKTMTMPIIFISSSDDEMNAVMAMNMGGDDFVSKPFSLGILDAKIGAFLRRVNQFSKSTDLSIDQFQLSLDGRFSNELEQVQLSPTETKILSALLERQGQIVSKDELLEKLWENEEFIDQNTLNVNMTRLRKKVSEVGFDRIHTVRGVGYLVK; from the coding sequence ATGAAAAAAGAGAAGATTTATATTGTTGAAGATGATGAGATGATTGTCCAGCTCTTGAAGCAACACTTGGGAAAATCTTATCAAGTGGAAAGTGTGCAGAATTTCAGGGCTGTCAGTCAGGAAGTTGCTGAAATCAAACCAGACTTGGTGCTGATGGACATTAGCCTGCCTTATTACAACGGCTTTTATTGGACGACAGAAATCCGTAAAACCATGACCATGCCCATTATCTTTATCTCTTCTAGCGATGATGAGATGAATGCGGTCATGGCCATGAACATGGGTGGTGATGATTTTGTTTCCAAGCCTTTTTCACTGGGAATTTTGGATGCCAAAATCGGAGCCTTCCTGCGTCGGGTTAATCAATTCAGCAAATCAACTGATTTGTCAATTGACCAGTTCCAACTTAGTTTAGACGGGCGATTTTCAAACGAATTGGAACAGGTTCAATTGTCTCCTACGGAAACCAAGATTTTGTCCGCCTTACTAGAAAGACAAGGGCAGATTGTCAGCAAGGATGAACTCTTGGAAAAACTCTGGGAAAATGAAGAATTTATCGACCAGAATACCCTCAATGTCAACATGACTAGATTGCGTAAGAAGGTGAGCGAAGTGGGATTTGACCGTATCCATACTGTTCGTGGCGTGGGGTACCTGGTCAAATGA
- the relB gene encoding type II toxin-antitoxin system RelB family antitoxin, which yields MAAITLKVSEQDKLFMQAMAKFEGVSLSELIRTKTLEALEDEYDARVADIAWAEYQEDLANGIEPITLEQMAEELGIEL from the coding sequence ATGGCAGCTATTACATTGAAAGTTTCTGAGCAGGACAAGCTTTTTATGCAGGCTATGGCAAAGTTTGAAGGCGTGAGTTTGTCAGAACTCATTCGGACTAAAACCCTTGAAGCCCTTGAAGATGAGTATGATGCGCGTGTGGCAGATATAGCCTGGGCAGAATACCAAGAAGACTTGGCGAATGGAATTGAGCCGATAACATTAGAACAAATGGCTGAGGAGTTGGGCATTGAGTTATAA
- a CDS encoding DNA glycosylase AlkZ-like family protein, producing MHHDTWKGIILQKQGLLEPQSVQQICQNLNGLQAQFQPYVHVGFRNRMTAEDFHEGSWQEELTRQWSIRRTVHAYLKSEIPLYIHEGRLASTEYLKTEGWDGFSPQTKQKYHQLILEALEQGPMTREALKVLCRGEKMTQEEEKLVFNAWGGLFRYMVERGEVYQEYGAKRFHRLTDFQPLSREKAELEIARRYFSGFGPVSLADARYYFKENKSTVLKWMKQLDLKTLEVAGEERFYLGELEEAELPDCLFVAGFDQLLLGYEKKANPFFNPKYIRNIYTLTGIVKPVVFYKGRFVATWKRDKGTILLDIFEDITQQEEKELDHYRQMYEKIL from the coding sequence ATGCACCACGATACTTGGAAGGGAATTATTCTGCAGAAACAAGGTCTGTTGGAACCCCAGTCTGTTCAGCAAATCTGCCAAAATCTCAATGGTTTGCAGGCTCAGTTTCAGCCCTATGTTCATGTCGGATTTCGTAACCGTATGACAGCGGAGGATTTTCATGAGGGTAGCTGGCAGGAGGAGCTGACTCGTCAGTGGTCCATTCGGCGAACGGTTCATGCCTATCTCAAGTCGGAAATTCCTCTCTATATCCACGAGGGGCGGCTGGCCAGCACCGAATACTTAAAGACAGAAGGATGGGACGGGTTTAGCCCTCAGACCAAGCAGAAGTACCACCAGCTGATTTTAGAAGCCCTTGAACAAGGTCCTATGACTCGTGAGGCTCTCAAGGTCCTTTGCCGTGGGGAAAAGATGACACAAGAAGAGGAGAAGCTGGTCTTTAACGCCTGGGGCGGCCTCTTTCGCTACATGGTCGAGCGTGGAGAAGTCTATCAAGAGTACGGTGCTAAGCGTTTTCATCGTCTGACAGACTTTCAGCCACTTTCTCGGGAAAAAGCAGAGCTGGAAATCGCTCGAAGGTATTTTTCAGGTTTTGGACCTGTCAGCCTAGCTGATGCCCGTTACTATTTCAAGGAAAATAAATCTACGGTCCTAAAATGGATGAAGCAATTAGACCTGAAAACTCTTGAAGTAGCAGGAGAAGAACGCTTTTATCTTGGAGAATTAGAAGAAGCAGAACTGCCTGACTGCCTTTTCGTTGCAGGATTTGACCAACTTTTACTAGGTTATGAAAAGAAAGCTAATCCCTTTTTTAATCCTAAATACATCCGTAATATCTATACTTTGACGGGTATTGTCAAACCTGTTGTATTTTATAAAGGACGATTTGTGGCAACCTGGAAACGAGATAAAGGTACCATTTTGCTAGATATTTTTGAAGACATCACACAACAAGAAGAAAAAGAATTGGATCATTACCGCCAAATGTATGAGAAAATTCTGTGA
- a CDS encoding NisI/SpaI family lantibiotic immunity lipoprotein, with the protein MKKKVFGMLALGSIMLTACSSSSASLSFDEGYQTFRYKGKDYAISKQEVAEDSIQGTEVQFMEWPVVKEEGAVKKTVSLNNLYITTSNDWAIGVQDGYYKVVLEDNIAESDRIDYQALLDAVDLSKENNKE; encoded by the coding sequence ATGAAAAAGAAAGTATTTGGTATGCTGGCTTTGGGCAGTATAATGCTAACCGCTTGTTCCTCTTCTTCAGCAAGCCTTAGCTTTGATGAGGGCTATCAAACTTTCCGTTACAAGGGAAAAGACTATGCCATTAGCAAACAGGAAGTTGCCGAGGATAGTATTCAAGGAACAGAAGTTCAGTTTATGGAATGGCCTGTTGTCAAAGAAGAAGGGGCAGTGAAAAAGACAGTATCCTTGAATAATCTCTATATAACCACTAGCAATGACTGGGCCATCGGTGTCCAGGATGGTTATTATAAGGTGGTTTTAGAAGATAATATTGCTGAATCAGACCGAATCGACTATCAAGCATTACTTGATGCAGTTGATTTATCCAAAGAAAACAATAAGGAGTAA
- a CDS encoding ATP-grasp domain-containing protein — protein sequence MNYLVISPFYPENFQPFTIELAKKEGVTVLGIGQEPYDQLPEELRNALTEYFRVEDLENIDEVKRAAAFLIYKHGPIDRVESHNEHWLENDAALREQFNIFGAKPSYLKKTKFKSEMKKYFSKAGVPVVPGMVVKSEKDIEKAVKTIGFPMIAKPDNGVGASGTFKLTKKADLETFKEAWDGQSAYFFEKFVNSSIITTYDGLVDSQGNVVFETGLTYVHTPLELMLSRKDNAYFIEKELDPKLVKYGRAIIKAFGMKERFFHIEFFKNGKDYIAIEYNNRMAGGFTVEAYNYAHSIDLFRDYANVVTGGTVEERRFEHQYCLVATRRDTTEYVHSADDIHQRFAGKIKTVKRMPDAFAELQGNDAYLLVTESKEELDDMIAFIGETK from the coding sequence ATGAATTATCTCGTTATTTCACCTTTTTATCCAGAAAATTTTCAACCATTCACCATTGAATTGGCTAAAAAAGAAGGCGTTACGGTTCTAGGTATCGGACAAGAACCGTACGATCAATTGCCTGAAGAACTTCGTAATGCTCTTACAGAATACTTCCGTGTGGAAGATTTGGAAAATATTGATGAAGTCAAGCGTGCAGCAGCCTTTCTTATTTACAAGCATGGTCCAATCGACCGAGTGGAATCACACAACGAGCACTGGTTGGAAAATGACGCCGCACTCCGTGAACAATTTAATATTTTTGGAGCTAAGCCAAGTTATCTTAAAAAGACAAAATTCAAGTCTGAAATGAAGAAATATTTCTCCAAAGCAGGGGTTCCTGTGGTTCCAGGTATGGTTGTCAAATCGGAGAAGGACATTGAAAAGGCCGTGAAAACAATTGGTTTCCCAATGATTGCCAAGCCTGACAACGGTGTTGGGGCATCCGGTACCTTTAAATTAACTAAAAAAGCTGACCTAGAAACCTTCAAAGAAGCCTGGGATGGACAATCTGCTTATTTCTTTGAGAAATTTGTCAATTCAAGCATTATTACAACCTATGATGGATTGGTTGATAGCCAGGGTAATGTGGTCTTTGAAACAGGCCTGACCTATGTTCATACTCCTCTGGAACTGATGTTGTCTAGAAAAGACAATGCCTACTTCATCGAGAAAGAACTAGATCCAAAATTAGTAAAATATGGTCGCGCAATTATCAAAGCCTTCGGTATGAAGGAGCGTTTCTTTCATATTGAATTTTTCAAGAATGGCAAAGACTACATCGCCATTGAGTACAATAACCGTATGGCAGGTGGCTTCACTGTAGAAGCCTACAATTACGCGCATTCGATTGACCTTTTCCGTGATTATGCCAATGTAGTGACAGGTGGAACAGTTGAAGAGCGTAGATTTGAACATCAATACTGCTTGGTAGCAACTCGCCGAGATACGACCGAATATGTTCACTCAGCAGATGATATTCATCAACGATTTGCCGGCAAGATTAAGACCGTCAAACGGATGCCAGATGCCTTTGCAGAACTGCAAGGGAATGACGCCTATCTCCTTGTGACGGAAAGCAAGGAGGAATTAGACGACATGATTGCCTTTATCGGGGAGACAAAATAG
- the trmFO gene encoding methylenetetrahydrofolate--tRNA-(uracil(54)-C(5))-methyltransferase (FADH(2)-oxidizing) TrmFO translates to MSQTHINVIGAGLAGSEAAYQIAKRGIPVKLYEMRGVKPTPQHKTDKFAELVCSNSFRGDSLTNAVGLLKEEMRRLDSIIMRAGEAHRVPAGGAMAMDRENFSQAVTDEIHNHPLIEVIRGEITEIPEDAITVIATGPLTSDALAEKIHALNGGDGFYFYDAAAPIVDSSTINMDLVYLKSRYDKGEAAYLNAPMNKEQFTAFYEALISAEEAPLNSFEKEKYFEGCMPIEVMAKRGIKTMLYGPMKPVGLEYPEDYKGPRDGEYKTPYAVVQLRQDNAAGSLYNIVGFQTHLKWGEQKRVFQMIPGLENAEFVRYGVMHRNSYMDSPNLLEQTFATKKNPNLFFAGQMTGVEGYVESAASGLVAGINAVRRFRGEEPVIFPQTTAIGALPFYITHTESKHFQPMNVNFGIIKELDGPRIRDKKERYEAIAERSLKDLEEFLGY, encoded by the coding sequence ATGTCTCAAACCCACATTAATGTTATCGGAGCTGGCTTGGCTGGCTCAGAAGCTGCTTATCAGATTGCCAAACGTGGCATTCCTGTCAAACTTTACGAGATGCGAGGTGTCAAACCGACCCCTCAGCACAAGACGGACAAGTTTGCTGAGTTGGTTTGTTCCAACTCATTCCGCGGCGATAGTTTGACCAACGCTGTTGGTCTGCTCAAGGAAGAAATGCGTCGTTTGGATTCCATTATAATGCGAGCTGGTGAGGCTCACCGTGTGCCTGCTGGCGGTGCTATGGCCATGGACCGTGAAAATTTCTCTCAAGCAGTCACAGATGAGATTCACAACCACCCGCTAATTGAGGTCATTCGTGGCGAGATTACAGAGATTCCTGAAGATGCTATTACAGTTATCGCGACGGGGCCTTTGACGTCTGACGCCTTGGCGGAGAAGATTCACGCCCTCAACGGTGGCGACGGTTTTTACTTCTACGATGCGGCAGCACCGATTGTGGACAGCTCGACCATTAACATGGACTTGGTTTATCTCAAGTCCCGTTACGACAAGGGAGAGGCTGCCTATCTCAATGCACCGATGAACAAGGAGCAGTTCACCGCTTTCTATGAGGCCTTGATTTCAGCCGAAGAAGCACCGCTTAACTCCTTTGAAAAAGAAAAATACTTTGAAGGCTGTATGCCCATTGAGGTCATGGCCAAACGTGGCATCAAAACCATGCTCTATGGCCCAATGAAGCCAGTTGGTCTGGAATACCCAGAAGACTACAAGGGACCTCGTGACGGCGAATACAAGACACCGTACGCAGTTGTCCAGCTCCGTCAGGATAACGCAGCAGGTAGCCTTTACAATATTGTTGGCTTCCAGACCCATCTCAAGTGGGGGGAGCAGAAGCGGGTCTTCCAGATGATTCCAGGACTTGAAAATGCTGAGTTTGTCCGCTACGGCGTTATGCACCGCAATTCCTACATGGATTCGCCAAACTTATTGGAACAGACCTTTGCGACCAAGAAAAATCCTAATCTTTTCTTTGCAGGTCAAATGACAGGAGTAGAAGGCTATGTCGAGTCTGCTGCCTCTGGCTTGGTGGCTGGAATCAACGCTGTTCGCCGTTTCCGTGGCGAAGAGCCAGTCATCTTCCCACAGACCACAGCCATCGGAGCTCTGCCATTCTACATCACCCACACCGAAAGCAAGCACTTCCAGCCTATGAATGTCAACTTTGGTATCATCAAGGAGCTGGACGGACCGCGTATCCGCGACAAGAAGGAGCGTTATGAGGCAATAGCAGAGCGTTCCCTCAAGGACTTGGAAGAGTTTTTGGGTTACTAA
- a CDS encoding esterase family protein, whose amino-acid sequence MHVEFLSHWSGNLGREMNLNRYGHAGIPVVVFASSGGSYNEYADFGMIEACRGSIEAGHVQFFTLTSYDSESWLADWKSIHDKAEAHRAYERYVIEEAIPFIKHKTGWFDGMMTTGCSMGAYHALNFFLQHPDVFTKVIALSGVYDARFFNNNQDYGNDDAVYQNSPSDYIWNQNDGWFIDKYRQADIIVCTGLGDWEQDGLDSFYNLKRAFEEKNIPAWFDTWGTDVAHDWVWWRKQMPFFLHSIGL is encoded by the coding sequence ATGCACGTCGAATTTTTAAGTCATTGGTCTGGAAATCTTGGCCGAGAAATGAATCTAAATCGTTATGGTCACGCAGGGATTCCTGTTGTTGTCTTTGCCTCATCTGGCGGTTCTTATAATGAATATGCTGATTTTGGTATGATTGAAGCTTGTCGTGGCTCTATTGAAGCTGGTCATGTTCAATTTTTCACCTTAACGAGTTACGATAGTGAAAGCTGGTTGGCGGACTGGAAGTCTATTCATGACAAAGCAGAAGCACACCGCGCCTACGAACGCTATGTGATTGAAGAAGCGATTCCATTTATCAAACATAAAACAGGCTGGTTCGATGGGATGATGACGACTGGTTGCTCTATGGGAGCCTACCATGCCTTAAACTTCTTCCTGCAACATCCGGATGTTTTCACAAAAGTCATCGCCCTTTCAGGCGTCTATGATGCTCGTTTCTTCAACAACAATCAAGACTATGGCAATGACGATGCTGTTTATCAAAACTCACCATCAGATTACATTTGGAACCAAAACGACGGCTGGTTTATTGATAAATACCGCCAGGCTGATATTATCGTCTGCACAGGTTTGGGCGATTGGGAACAAGACGGTCTGGACTCATTCTACAACCTAAAACGTGCCTTTGAAGAGAAGAATATCCCAGCTTGGTTTGATACTTGGGGTACAGATGTGGCCCACGACTGGGTTTGGTGGAGAAAGCAAATGCCATTCTTCCTTCATTCTATCGGACTTTAA
- a CDS encoding alpha/beta hydrolase, protein MNKSYFYLDMRTHELDVPFTGRKRRVRVLLPKGYAENTEETYPVVYFHDGQNVLYSKEAFSGHSWKVIPTIKRNPDIAKMIVVAIDNDGADRMHEYAAWKFSEMGIPGVQFGGKGTLYAEFVMDVVKPFIDQEYRTKSDKVHTAMIGSSLGGNITQFMGLAYQNQIGCLGVFSSANWLHQDAFDRYIERQQLDSDQRVYIYVGTEEADDTDKTLMAGNIKQAYINSSLSYYRQLIAGGVKLDNITLEVVSGAVHNEEAWALYLPACLRFLSEHWS, encoded by the coding sequence ATGAATAAGTCTTACTTTTATTTGGACATGAGAACTCATGAATTAGATGTACCATTTACAGGAAGAAAACGTCGAGTCCGTGTTTTATTGCCGAAAGGATATGCTGAAAATACAGAAGAGACCTATCCCGTTGTCTATTTCCACGATGGGCAGAATGTACTCTACAGTAAGGAAGCTTTTTCAGGTCATTCATGGAAAGTCATCCCAACTATTAAGCGTAATCCAGACATTGCAAAAATGATCGTAGTGGCTATTGATAATGATGGTGCTGATCGCATGCATGAATACGCTGCTTGGAAGTTTAGTGAGATGGGGATTCCTGGCGTGCAGTTCGGTGGTAAGGGAACCTTGTATGCCGAATTTGTGATGGATGTCGTCAAACCATTTATTGATCAAGAATACCGGACAAAATCTGATAAAGTTCACACTGCAATGATTGGCTCATCGTTGGGAGGCAATATCACCCAGTTTATGGGATTGGCTTATCAGAACCAGATTGGCTGTCTGGGTGTCTTTTCATCTGCCAACTGGCTTCATCAAGATGCTTTCGACCGTTATATTGAACGTCAACAATTAGATTCAGATCAACGTGTCTACATCTATGTTGGGACAGAAGAAGCAGATGATACAGATAAAACGCTGATGGCTGGCAATATCAAACAAGCCTATATTAATTCGTCTTTAAGCTATTATCGACAGTTGATTGCTGGTGGTGTTAAATTGGACAACATAACCTTAGAAGTCGTTTCGGGAGCTGTTCACAATGAGGAGGCTTGGGCGCTCTATTTGCCAGCTTGCCTACGATTCCTAAGCGAACATTGGTCATAA
- a CDS encoding sensor histidine kinase, which produces MMAKFIREYRSFYFAYLVLSGSFILLFYLYQLPTEFLQNALLLSLTLLILLTVGLYWKFRNRMRALEDYVHEEALPLLNKPVDLAYLNLIEAEKEATREQLLDYKSREEDLQAMVKMWSHQMKVPLAALSLMSQTDNLNQQDVNHQLLRLDNYMANLLNYLKLTNHASDFRFEQVEVREVVVDLVKKYRNQFLQKDISVTIDGNWLLKTDRKWLSFALSQIIDNALKYNKTGGRVAIELNEGISISDTGIGILAEDIPRLFDEGFTGFNGREHQKATGFGLYLTKRVLNQLELAISVESQLEVGTTVSITKVQ; this is translated from the coding sequence ATGATGGCAAAATTTATCCGAGAATACCGTAGTTTTTATTTCGCCTATCTGGTCTTGTCTGGCAGTTTTATCTTGCTATTCTATCTTTACCAACTACCCACCGAATTCCTGCAAAACGCTCTGCTATTGTCCCTAACCCTCTTAATCCTTCTGACTGTGGGACTTTACTGGAAGTTTCGCAACCGCATGAGAGCCTTGGAAGACTATGTTCATGAAGAAGCTCTGCCCCTGCTTAATAAGCCTGTGGACCTTGCCTATCTCAACTTGATTGAAGCGGAGAAGGAGGCGACGCGGGAGCAGCTCTTGGATTATAAGTCGCGGGAAGAGGACCTGCAAGCCATGGTAAAAATGTGGTCCCACCAGATGAAAGTGCCTCTGGCTGCCCTGTCTTTGATGAGCCAGACCGATAATCTCAACCAGCAGGATGTCAATCACCAGCTCTTACGCTTGGACAATTATATGGCAAATCTCCTCAATTACCTCAAACTGACCAACCATGCCAGCGATTTTCGCTTTGAACAGGTGGAAGTAAGAGAAGTAGTGGTAGATTTGGTCAAAAAATACCGCAATCAGTTCTTGCAAAAAGACATTTCAGTGACCATCGATGGAAATTGGTTACTGAAGACCGACAGAAAGTGGCTCAGTTTTGCCCTGTCACAGATCATCGACAACGCCCTCAAGTACAATAAGACTGGTGGTAGGGTGGCCATTGAATTGAATGAGGGAATTTCCATTTCCGATACGGGAATTGGGATTCTGGCAGAAGACATTCCACGCCTGTTTGACGAAGGTTTTACAGGTTTTAATGGCCGTGAACACCAAAAAGCGACAGGTTTTGGCTTGTATCTGACCAAGCGGGTCTTGAATCAGTTGGAACTAGCTATTTCCGTGGAAAGTCAACTGGAAGTTGGTACAACTGTAAGCATCACTAAAGTACAGTAA